A genome region from Verrucomicrobiia bacterium includes the following:
- the ybeY gene encoding rRNA maturation RNase YbeY has product MALTFALTERDAEQIGSGSLQPFIEGYDEAFPDLSFLVDVALIDREQMQLLNKQQRDIDEPTDVLSFPTFPDFETLREHARQQPTLLGSIVICPEKAEEYQESLIQLVHHGLLHLLCYDHETDFAAWISEERRILEVLAKHSLHIPPVPYESI; this is encoded by the coding sequence ATGGCTTTGACATTTGCCCTCACCGAGCGGGATGCGGAACAGATTGGATCAGGCTCCCTCCAGCCCTTTATAGAAGGGTATGATGAGGCGTTTCCGGACCTAAGCTTCTTGGTTGACGTGGCCCTCATTGACCGCGAGCAAATGCAGCTCCTCAACAAGCAGCAGCGCGACATAGACGAGCCAACCGACGTCCTCAGCTTTCCCACCTTTCCTGATTTTGAAACCCTGAGGGAACATGCGCGCCAGCAACCAACATTACTTGGCAGCATTGTGATCTGCCCGGAAAAAGCAGAGGAATACCAAGAATCCCTCATCCAACTGGTCCACCATGGGCTTCTCCACCTCCTCTGTTACGACCACGAGACGGATTTTGCTGCATGGATCAGCGAAGAGCGGCGTATACTAGAAGTACTCGCAAAGCATTCTCTCCATATTCCACCCGTACCCTATGAGAGCATTTAG
- a CDS encoding GatB/YqeY domain-containing protein: MLSDQLSADLKQAMLNRDATTVSVLRMLQSELKNASIAKQGEVSDQDAIAIIRKEVKKRHEAATLYKQGNSTERAEAEEAEAAILSRYLPAAADEDTVRAFLKEKAAELGALEPRHKGELIKAAVAKFDGGVDGQTAARLVNELY; the protein is encoded by the coding sequence ATGCTCAGTGACCAGCTCAGTGCTGACCTGAAGCAAGCCATGCTTAACCGAGACGCTACAACCGTCTCGGTTTTGCGTATGCTTCAGTCAGAACTCAAAAACGCCTCCATCGCCAAACAGGGAGAAGTAAGTGACCAAGACGCCATCGCTATCATCCGCAAGGAAGTAAAGAAGCGCCACGAAGCTGCCACCCTCTACAAGCAGGGGAACAGCACCGAACGAGCGGAGGCCGAAGAGGCAGAAGCCGCCATTCTCTCCCGCTACCTGCCAGCTGCCGCAGATGAAGACACTGTCCGTGCCTTCCTTAAGGAAAAAGCTGCGGAATTAGGCGCCTTGGAGCCCCGCCACAAAGGCGAGCTTATTAAAGCCGCCGTGGCCAAGTTTGACGGGGGTGTAGATGGTCAAACCGCCGCCCGCCTTGTTAACGAACTCTACTAG
- a CDS encoding 30S ribosomal protein S21, translating to MIVLKKEKETNQQVLRRFNRLLQAHSILRSVRDRQHFLKEPNRFARKTAAVRRAQLRDEKQWY from the coding sequence ATGATTGTTCTCAAGAAAGAGAAAGAAACGAACCAGCAGGTTCTCCGTCGGTTTAACCGCCTTCTTCAGGCTCACAGCATTCTCCGTTCAGTGCGTGACCGCCAGCATTTTTTGAAGGAGCCAAACCGTTTTGCACGGAAGACTGCCGCCGTTCGCCGCGCCCAGTTGCGCGACGAAAAGCAGTGGTACTAA
- a CDS encoding HIT domain-containing protein, with the protein MSDKSIFSKIIDREAPANIIFENERIIVIEDIKKDAPIHYLGITKHPFKSMHELLMSDSKDLLWELMNKLAEIAANEGIAETGYRFVTNIGPNAHQVVPHLHVHLLGGACLHMKDPNINA; encoded by the coding sequence ATGAGCGATAAGAGCATTTTCAGCAAGATCATCGACCGCGAAGCGCCTGCCAACATTATTTTTGAGAACGAACGAATCATCGTCATTGAAGATATTAAGAAGGATGCCCCCATCCACTACCTTGGGATTACCAAGCACCCCTTTAAGAGCATGCACGAGCTTCTCATGAGCGACAGCAAGGACTTATTGTGGGAACTTATGAACAAACTGGCTGAAATTGCTGCAAACGAGGGGATTGCAGAGACTGGTTACCGGTTTGTGACCAATATTGGCCCTAACGCCCACCAGGTTGTGCCCCACTTGCATGTCCACCTCTTGGGCGGCGCCTGCCTCCATATGAAGGACCCAAATATAAACGCTTGA
- a CDS encoding transglycosylase SLT domain-containing protein: MWIPTEMWRPARALLVTSLVVRGLMPTALVAPATAVAAGPDDADPSPRLVRVSVEAQEALYLTRTEDLSLTIASSVLQPIQVGTSEADARVAAEAAARVEAERVAAEQARIKAEEERKAAEARRVAAAKKAAEARKLAQAAPASVNVSPVTSTGRAENEQIVREAAAKYGVDVNLLLRIGMCESGLRSEARNKSGSAASGMFQFMPSTFRGTPQGKAGMSIFDPRANAEAAAWKISQGGLRAWNASKHCWNR; the protein is encoded by the coding sequence ATGTGGATTCCCACAGAAATGTGGCGTCCGGCACGTGCACTGCTTGTTACATCACTCGTCGTGCGTGGGCTTATGCCTACCGCACTTGTGGCACCAGCTACAGCTGTAGCTGCCGGCCCTGACGACGCGGACCCTTCACCGCGCTTGGTGCGCGTGAGTGTGGAAGCCCAAGAGGCTCTCTACCTTACTCGCACCGAGGATCTATCATTAACCATTGCTTCCTCTGTGTTGCAGCCTATTCAGGTTGGTACCAGCGAGGCTGATGCTCGTGTTGCTGCGGAAGCAGCTGCGCGTGTTGAGGCTGAACGGGTTGCCGCCGAACAGGCCCGCATTAAGGCGGAAGAAGAGCGTAAGGCTGCTGAAGCACGCCGTGTTGCAGCTGCCAAGAAGGCCGCTGAGGCACGTAAGCTTGCGCAAGCAGCTCCCGCCTCTGTTAATGTAAGCCCGGTTACGTCCACAGGACGTGCCGAGAACGAGCAAATCGTTCGCGAAGCTGCTGCCAAGTATGGCGTAGACGTGAACCTGCTCCTCCGCATTGGTATGTGTGAGTCTGGCCTACGGTCAGAGGCACGCAACAAGAGCGGATCGGCTGCATCTGGAATGTTCCAGTTCATGCCGAGCACCTTCCGTGGTACGCCACAGGGTAAGGCTGGGATGTCAATCTTTGACCCCCGTGCCAACGCTGAGGCTGCTGCCTGGAAGATCTCACAAGGCGGACTTCGTGCCTGGAACGCTTCCAAGCACTGTTGGAACCGCTAA